The region TTATAGCTTTCACTATATTTTCCACCGCCTCCTCAATTCCTATGTTTCTTGGATTTGAAGAACCTGACCTTCCTTTTCCTAAAATATTTCCATTTCCGTTAGATAAAACGGCTATTGTCTTTGTTCCTCCGCCATCAAGCCCTATTACAAATAATTCTTTTTTAAAACTATTTTTCATTTAAGATTCAATTCTTGGAAACAGAGGAAGATTTGATTCATTTGCAAAAGTTTCCTTCCTTTCTATCTGGTTTTTAATTCTTTCTGATGTCTCCGGCAGAAAAGGAGAAAGCATAAGAGATATTTCATCAAGAGTTGAAAGAAGCTCTCCAAGAACATTTTTTGACTCTTCTTTGTTTTCCCATGGCCTTTTTTCTTCAATATATTTGTCGGAAAACCTTACTATTTCCCAAACCTCCTTTAAGGCAATATCAAATCTGAAATCCTCTATTGCTTTTCTATAGAGTTCTTTTTTTTCCTTTACAATATTAAGAGGAGAAGCAACATCAAAGCCGTTTTTTTGAGCCATTGTCCTTACTCTTGATAGAAGATTGCCAATTCCAAAGGCAAGGTCATGGTTATACCTGTCTTCAAATTTTTCAAAAGTAAAATCGCCGTCTTCCATAGAAGGAATTTCCCTTAAAAGATAATACCTTACTGCATCCGTTTTGTATTTTTCAACAAGCTTAAAAGGGTCAATAACGTTCCCTAAAGATTTTGACATTTTTTGCCCGTTTACGGTTATAAATCCGTGTATCATTATAGCTTTTGGAAGCTTTAGAGAAAGAGAAATAAGTATTGCCGGCCATATAAGGCAATGAAACCTAAAAATATCTTTTCCAATGCAATGAACATCGGCAGGCCAGTATTTTTTAAATTCTGCCGACTGTTTTTCGTATCCCAAAGCGGAGATATAATTTGTAAGGGCGTCCAGCCAAACATAAAGAACTTGGCTTTCATCCCCGGGAACCGGAATTCCCCACTTTAATTTTTCTTTTGAGCGTGAAAAACTGACATCTTCAATTCCTTGCCTGATAAAAGAAAGAACTTCGTTTTTTCTTTTTTCCGGGAATATTTTTATTTCTCCTTTTTCAATTGCATCATAAACAACTGAAGAATATTTAGAAAGCTTAAAAAAGTAGTTTTCCTCAGCTACAATTTCCGGTTCTCTTTTATGAACCGGGCATTTGCCGCTTTCAAGGTCTTTTTCAAGCAGAAAGGTTTCACATCCAAAACAATAAAGACCCTGGTATTTTTTTTTATAAATATCGCCTTTTTCTTTCAGTTTTTCCCAAACTTTGAAAACGGAAGGCCAATGCTTTTCTTTATCGGTAGTTCTTATAAAAAAATCATTGGAAAGATTAAGAGCCGCTTTCAGCTCTTTATATTTTGAAGAAATTTTCTCAACAAATTCTTCCGGAGTTTCTCCTTTCTCTTTTGCCGTTTTCTCAATCTTTTGCCCATGTTCGTCTGTTCCGGTCAAAAAGAAAACGTCTCTTTTAGAAAGACGGTAATACCTTGCTAAAACATCCGCTTGAATAATTTCAAGGGCAAATCCGATATGGGGATTTGCATTAACATAAGGAATGCTGGTTGTGATATAGAACTTGTTCATAATCCAGCCGACTCTCTTTCTCTTTTCTTCTCAAGAAATTCTTTCAAAAATTCAAAAAGTATCGCTACAAGAGGAATGACAAGTATCGCTCCTAAAAGGCCCCAAAGTTTTCCTCCTATAACAAGGGATATAAGAACGATTACAGGAGGTATTCCTATAATCCTCTTCATAAGTATTGGAGTCAGTATTCCTCCTTCAATTTGCTGAAT is a window of Candidatus Paceibacterota bacterium DNA encoding:
- the metG gene encoding methionine--tRNA ligase, with product MNKFYITTSIPYVNANPHIGFALEIIQADVLARYYRLSKRDVFFLTGTDEHGQKIEKTAKEKGETPEEFVEKISSKYKELKAALNLSNDFFIRTTDKEKHWPSVFKVWEKLKEKGDIYKKKYQGLYCFGCETFLLEKDLESGKCPVHKREPEIVAEENYFFKLSKYSSVVYDAIEKGEIKIFPEKRKNEVLSFIRQGIEDVSFSRSKEKLKWGIPVPGDESQVLYVWLDALTNYISALGYEKQSAEFKKYWPADVHCIGKDIFRFHCLIWPAILISLSLKLPKAIMIHGFITVNGQKMSKSLGNVIDPFKLVEKYKTDAVRYYLLREIPSMEDGDFTFEKFEDRYNHDLAFGIGNLLSRVRTMAQKNGFDVASPLNIVKEKKELYRKAIEDFRFDIALKEVWEIVRFSDKYIEEKRPWENKEESKNVLGELLSTLDEISLMLSPFLPETSERIKNQIERKETFANESNLPLFPRIES